A stretch of Acidobacteriota bacterium DNA encodes these proteins:
- a CDS encoding tetratricopeptide repeat protein, which translates to MTKNTLGILLIGVFIGFGLGVTFTKSLAPAPSTQSSESVTPASKPAPPLSPTAGQQLPANHPPVEGEIAPPRPQGTAPVVNQELEKATIEANTNLGDYILQMKAAAVCYQANQFDQALVFLTRAQVLRPDSVDVLLGLGTTNAALEKYDEAEKYLTKALKVTPNDPEANAELAVTYNKQKKYDVAIAAANRSLKAAPGQERALEALVEAYIEKKNTREASTALAKLSGLNPSNPSLAVFRQQLEKLQGQGPLPSH; encoded by the coding sequence GTGACCAAAAACACCTTAGGCATCTTACTTATTGGAGTATTTATTGGGTTTGGTTTGGGAGTGACCTTTACCAAATCATTGGCACCTGCCCCCTCGACCCAGTCATCCGAATCAGTAACTCCCGCGTCAAAACCAGCTCCGCCGCTTTCTCCAACCGCCGGGCAGCAGCTCCCAGCCAATCATCCACCCGTCGAAGGGGAAATTGCGCCGCCTAGACCACAAGGAACCGCACCGGTCGTCAATCAGGAGCTAGAAAAAGCGACCATTGAAGCCAACACCAATCTTGGTGATTATATTCTCCAGATGAAGGCGGCGGCGGTGTGTTATCAAGCCAATCAGTTTGACCAGGCTCTGGTCTTTTTAACCCGTGCCCAGGTCCTGCGGCCCGATAGTGTGGATGTTCTGTTAGGATTGGGGACCACCAACGCCGCGCTTGAGAAATATGACGAAGCCGAAAAATATCTGACCAAAGCCTTAAAAGTGACTCCGAATGACCCGGAAGCCAATGCTGAACTCGCTGTCACATACAATAAACAAAAGAAATATGATGTTGCGATTGCGGCTGCCAATCGTTCGCTCAAAGCCGCCCCAGGGCAGGAACGAGCCCTCGAAGCCCTGGTTGAAGCCTATATTGAAAAGAAAAATACCCGTGAAGCCAGTACCGCACTGGCCAAACTTTCAGGGCTCAACCCCAGCAATCCCAGCCTGGCTGTCTTTCGCCAACAACTTGAAAAATTGCAAGGGCAGGGGCCCTTGCCTTCACATTGA
- a CDS encoding ferritin-like domain-containing protein, translating to MTQKIFEAAEMIKSRRDVLKAGLVAGITGAAAIIGESLLLQPEVQAQGKGPAKGGPASSKANDIVIMNVALALEHQAIAAYSVGADTGLLSDKVKALAVHFQSQHMAHRDALEKTIKSFNGTPVPAQAKYEFDTSKIKAEADVLAFALNLEAGAASAYLGVLKSIFTKDLLPVVAGIACDESQHAAVLRYALGLQPAPDAVVK from the coding sequence ATGACGCAAAAAATTTTTGAAGCTGCGGAAATGATCAAATCACGACGTGACGTTCTCAAAGCCGGGTTGGTGGCAGGTATCACTGGTGCGGCTGCGATCATTGGGGAATCGTTACTTCTCCAACCAGAGGTTCAGGCTCAAGGAAAAGGACCTGCGAAGGGTGGACCGGCTTCGAGCAAAGCCAATGATATTGTGATTATGAATGTTGCTCTGGCGCTCGAACATCAGGCGATTGCTGCCTATTCGGTTGGGGCTGACACGGGACTCCTTTCCGACAAAGTGAAGGCTCTGGCAGTTCACTTCCAAAGCCAGCATATGGCCCACCGGGATGCGCTTGAAAAAACCATCAAAAGCTTTAACGGCACCCCCGTACCCGCCCAGGCAAAATACGAATTTGACACCTCAAAAATCAAAGCCGAAGCCGATGTGCTCGCCTTTGCACTCAACCTTGAAGCGGGTGCCGCCAGTGCCTATCTTGGGGTTTTGAAGTCAATTTTTACTAAGGATTTGCTGCCGGTTGTGGCTGGGATTGCCTGCGATGAATCACAGCATGCAGCCGTGTTGCGGTATGCGCTTGGGTTGCAGCCCGCACCAGACGCAGTGGTGAAGTAA
- a CDS encoding 2-oxoacid:ferredoxin oxidoreductase subunit beta: protein MPTELPTIAGAVANPLGLKRADFISDQEVRWCPGCGDYSILFQVQTVVPKLNIPPENLVFVSGIGCSSRFPYYMNTYGFHSIHGRAPTIATGIKAANPKLSVWVVTGDGDGLSIGGNHFIHLMRRNVDLNVMLFNNRIYGLTKGQYSPTSEFGKRTKSSPQGTIEQPINPVNVALASGATFVARSVDVDTRHLAATVERAAYHKGTSFVEIYQNCNIFNDGAFKGFTEKDVRPESILYLEHGKPMLFGKTKNKGIRLNGLNPEVVTIGENGITVEDILVHNEEDPNPTLAYFLAHMEPPDFPVPMGVFRRVQHPCYEDLLQDQITHAVAKSGLGDLEALLNSGETWVVD from the coding sequence ATGCCGACTGAATTGCCCACAATCGCGGGTGCCGTTGCCAACCCGTTAGGTCTGAAGCGCGCTGATTTTATCTCTGACCAGGAAGTCAGATGGTGTCCAGGCTGCGGAGATTATTCGATCCTGTTCCAGGTTCAGACCGTGGTACCGAAATTGAATATTCCACCTGAAAACCTGGTGTTTGTCTCTGGGATCGGTTGTTCGAGCCGGTTTCCTTATTATATGAATACCTATGGCTTTCATAGTATTCACGGACGCGCGCCGACGATTGCGACGGGCATCAAAGCGGCCAACCCAAAGCTTTCCGTGTGGGTGGTGACCGGGGATGGGGACGGTCTTTCGATTGGCGGCAATCACTTTATCCATTTGATGCGCCGCAATGTTGATCTCAATGTGATGTTGTTCAATAACCGGATTTATGGACTGACCAAAGGGCAATACTCGCCCACTTCTGAGTTTGGCAAACGAACCAAATCCAGCCCGCAGGGCACGATTGAACAACCCATTAACCCAGTCAATGTTGCCCTGGCGTCTGGAGCAACCTTTGTGGCCCGGTCAGTTGATGTGGACACCCGCCATCTGGCAGCCACTGTCGAACGAGCGGCCTATCACAAAGGAACGTCCTTTGTTGAAATCTACCAGAATTGCAATATTTTCAACGACGGGGCATTTAAGGGCTTCACGGAAAAGGATGTCCGCCCAGAGAGCATTTTGTATCTGGAACATGGAAAGCCAATGCTGTTTGGGAAAACTAAGAATAAAGGGATTCGGCTCAACGGGCTGAACCCAGAGGTTGTGACCATTGGGGAAAATGGAATCACGGTCGAGGATATTCTGGTTCACAACGAAGAAGATCCAAACCCAACCCTCGCCTATTTCCTGGCCCATATGGAACCACCTGATTTCCCAGTCCCAATGGGAGTTTTCCGACGGGTGCAGCACCCCTGTTATGAAGATTTACTGCAAGATCAAATCACCCATGCCGTGGCCAAATCCGGCCTTGGCGACCTTGAAGCCCTTCTGAACAGCGGCGAAACCTGGGTAGTTGATTAG